CCGGGCAAGTTCACAAGATGCTTCTTGCTTTCTTCCTCCAAAGCACTGAGATGTTTGAGTGCTTTCATAAAGTGTATGGTCCACACTGCATCCAACAGCAAATAGGAGAATGTTGGCATGACATTCTTTCACACATTTCTTACTTTTTCTAATGTTTATTTCAAAaagatacttttatttttctaaatggaATCCAAATTTATTCAGAAATGTTGAAAAAGCACAtcaatgataattatgatgttTTAATTAATGAGGCCCCTCCTCCACTTTATTAGCCATACAGTAATCTGCATTATTGTCTTTGTCTTGCTTGCTTAAGTTATTGcatgaaaaaaaagtaatttactTTCAAATCAAATGTACCCCATGTACCTATTTCTAAGCTTCATTGTGAAAGAAACATGATTCTAAATTTACTGTTGTGCCTGTTTAGATTGGTCAATCAACATTTAGGTATGGAAACTCAAATTCATTTCTCAATTTATGAACTCCGTTTCATTTtaatattgttaaaaaaattatagtggAATAAAGAAAACAATTGAGTGGTAACATGTGTCAAGAAAGTTTTAACATGATTAAACACTATTTAGTAATAGATTACAGAGATATGATTATTATACCAATAAATTACAGCATGGGATAATGGAGAATCCCTTGTAGTTGAAGTTGTTGCCAAAGTCTCATAGTGTTCAAGGTAACAAGGGAAAGTGTGTATACATAAAAGTTTTTGGAGAATATGACAGGTGATTACATAGCACAAAGTAAGTCACTAACTACCCATTCCCCTTCCCTTCATGACATGTCTCCTTAGACCTGGTATATGAACATTGGTGATATAATCTTTCCAATCTATTGCCTTTACATCAAATCCAAattcccttttttcttcttcagacATGATTTCCATTAATCTTTCTGTGTTACTGTTATCAAACCTGCATTAAAGAAATAATTGGTTTCATGTCATTAATTCAGTCTAGAAAAGAGTACTAATCACTTTGATTTTGCCTCTAAACTTGAATTATTAAGTATGGGATACAGCATGATATAATGCAGATACAAGGATATGACAATGTTTAAAAATTACGGCTCTAGTATAACATCTAATAAAGTTGGTTAAATTAGAATCTAACCTTCCACCATAAAATGTATATGGTTCATAAATATTGGCTAAGTACTTTGCTTGCTCCACTGATTTTCTACAAATATTTTCAAGTTTCTGAGACATCTTCCCCTTTGATGAGGCCATAGCTGTGAATCCACTCTTCTGAATAGCATCTCTCCATAAGTGGCCAGAGAATTCCTCTGTGGAGCTAAACAACTTCATCAATGGAACTTGAATTGGCCTACCCTTTGAATCAATGCATGGAGAGGAGCTATAATGTTCATAGAGCAATCTTGCAAGGTCTTGGAACACCAAAGGGTTCACTACAGATGAAGCAATTTGATACACATTGATATCTCGCTTTTGATCCATTCCATGTCTTGCCATTGCTGCCAAGGTTGCATTAACAACCATGTCAGATGGAACCTATGAAAGCATATTAGTCATTGTTAGTTTAACAGTTATTAGAAAACATATAGtttatgaattaaattttttgtgttttcctttcCAAGTAAAGAATTCTATTAAATAATGCAATTATATTAGTTTCACTTACCACATCAAGTACCCCATTTGGATCTACCAAGAAACCTGTTAGCTGTCCTTTCCCATAGCATAGAACTATTGGATCCATCATCCTAAAAGGTTGACAAAAAAATTGTTAGTTCTATCATGCAAATGTCATTGCTATTATTAGGTTAGTCAAAGGTGCTTGGTAGATGAATtgcttctttttccttcttatttctgGGAATAGATTTCTTAGGCATATATCTTCTAGAGCCTTTGGTAGGTAGAATGTAACAATTTGATATAGCTGAGACTATGTTTGTGGAATGCTAGGTAAAAATTGTTCTCAGAAATGTAACAcacttgaaaatatttttaaagtgaCAGAAATATTTTCACATTCGTGAAACAAAAATGCTATGTGCACACTAAAAATCAGCCACTATGTATTTGGTGTATATGTAGCATGGTTGTTcttgaaaatatgaaaatattcgCCCTACCATTATTTGACATACCTATTTCCTTCCATCCATCCAGGAAATGGTTCTTTAAAAGTGCTTTCTATAACACTTGGACGAATTACAACAACTGGAATATCTTCCCTCAATTTATCAATCATCATTTCTCCCATAGCTTTTGTGAACACATAAGTATCTTGCCACCCATATCTTCTAGCCCTgttaagaaaacaaaataacaaaaatttagaCAAACAATTCCAAAAATGGTCAACAATTTTGTGACAAAGTagtattttttgctttttttactTTGGTTAACAATGAAGAGAACACAGAAAACTAAAGGACTCTGCATACCTTTCTAGACCCATCTCCCTCATCTTTTGAGCTAGTAAGTTGTCTTCAATGTTCCCATTGTAATTCGAAACCATGTTTATTTCGCCTTCGATGTCCAATGCTGGAAGAAAACTTTGTGGAATTTCAGATATGGATTTTTCTCTAGCTATGCAATCTCCAATGCTAAATGGTCTTTCCATaattcttccttgtctttgtccaTTGACATAAGCTGCATAATGGAAGCAAGTTTTCTTTGGTAAATAATGTAATAAAACTTAGCAAATGATGATTACTAGTTTTTTTAGCCCTTATTATCTTTTTACCTGTTGAAACATGCAGAAAGAGCTTAagcttcttgcattttttcgcaATGCTCATAAGGCGACACGGTCCTTTGGTGTTTATGTTGATAGCAGTATCATATCTGATCATACTAGTCGAATTATTacaatgaataataaaattggTTGGAACTTCTTCTTGTGAAATTATTGCACTAACCTTTCATCAAATGTTGTATTAGCTGCAGAATTTACAATTACATCTACCTCATCCAGAATAACATTGGAAGAATCTTCATCTAGTCCAAGATTCGATTCGCAAATGTTGCCTACTACAGGTACTAGCTTGCTCAACATAAAGGCTTTGTAGgatttttcatttgatttgtcTAAGGCATTTGAAAAGCTCTGTATTTATTATCCAAGACCGAACAAAATTCAGAGGTAACATTTCCAATAAAATTAATCTTAGGAAATAGCTACATGCAATGAAATAATGAGTAACTTTACCTTGATAAAGTATGACATTAATTAAGCACCCCAAGACATCATTCTGTGACTGAAATGAATATTTTGTATTCCTAGAATATATTTCTCCCATTTTATGTATGTCCACACTAAGAAGAAATAGAGTAAACGTTTAAGTTTTCCACATTATGGAGgaagaaaaatgaaacaaaTATGGATGCAATGAAAGGGTGAAAAGTTGCTTACAATTCTCAATGCAAGACCGGTGAAAGCAGCATGAAACTCAGCTTTGAATTGGCACCGGAGGATATGGATAAGCAAAGAACAAGAGGGGGGTGGTGATGGCAGCTCAAAAAGCTGTTACCGCAACAAAATTAGGAAAGtgattaggatttaggaatGTATTGGAGGCTTGGAGCAAATCAAATATAGGAATTTGTAGTTGGGGGCATAAATGTTTCTTTCTTACAATTGACATACCATTTTGTCCTAAAATCACAAAGTTATTCACAAAATTATAACTGTCAACTGCAGAGAATATCAACCAAACTCCTTATGCTGACATGCTTCCTGCAAAAAAAAGAGACTAAATGTTTTATTGTTTGGTTGTGCAATTGTCCAATGATGACAAGAAGCTTAAAAAGTGGAAGTAGCAGTATGATAGCTCCACCATAGAAGATGGGCTAATTGAATTATGGGTTATGAACTTATGATGCACTAGCAGCCATATAATGCTACTCAAAAGTGAAAAGTGAAAACTTGCTCAAAAGGTGTATCTCAGAGTTCCATTTTGATATCATGACAACTAAATTAGACACATGATTTGGACAGTGTAGAGTAGATTTGATAAACAAACAGCATGactttattacataaaaaaaatgggtTGAAGAAACTCAGTATTAAAATATGAGAATAAAACTATCATAAGAATATAATATATGAAAGAATGAATATGATGTTGGTGCAGTTACCTGTTTTAAGATGTTGAATCATTGTGAATCCGAATCCAATCAACTTGGATGTGGGGGATGTGGGAAATGGCTGGCCAAATGTGGGGGTCCTTCCTCTTTATGCCTTCACCCAACAACGGACATCTATTGATTCTAAGTTCCCTTAAAGGGGCAGGCAACCTTATGATCTCCAACTTAGGACA
This sequence is a window from Arachis duranensis cultivar V14167 chromosome 2, aradu.V14167.gnm2.J7QH, whole genome shotgun sequence. Protein-coding genes within it:
- the LOC107475987 gene encoding fatty acyl-CoA reductase 2, chloroplastic; its protein translation is MSYFIKSFSNALDKSNEKSYKAFMLSKLVPVVGNICESNLGLDEDSSNVILDEVDVIVNSAANTTFDERYDTAININTKGPCRLMSIAKKCKKLKLFLHVSTAYVNGQRQGRIMERPFSIGDCIAREKSISEIPQSFLPALDIEGEINMVSNYNGNIEDNLLAQKMREMGLERARRYGWQDTYVFTKAMGEMMIDKLREDIPVVVIRPSVIESTFKEPFPGWMEGNRMMDPIVLCYGKGQLTGFLVDPNGVLDVVPSDMVVNATLAAMARHGMDQKRDINVYQIASSVVNPLVFQDLARLLYEHYSSSPCIDSKGRPIQVPLMKLFSSTEEFSGHLWRDAIQKSGFTAMASSKGKMSQKLENICRKSVEQAKYLANIYEPYTFYGGRFDNSNTERLMEIMSEEEKREFGFDVKAIDWKDYITNVHIPGLRRHVMKGRGMGS